Proteins from a genomic interval of Synergistaceae bacterium:
- a CDS encoding response regulator produces the protein MESNEERGYPVVLAVDDSAANLKLVKNALTKKFAVFTVPSARKMFAFLESETDLLPDLILLDIAMPEMSGYEAIKRLKEDERTRNIPIIFLTAHDSPEKEIEGLTLGAVDYVAKPIIPPILLQRVGVHITLERQRQKLAMQAKELESQRLALVQFNESLQSLVEEKSGDVIQLQNVILQTVVNLVENRDDITGRHIERTQKDLKIMVDGLKAMGLYQEQVEAWNVDVLLQSSLLHDVGKIAVSDTILNKPGKLTPEEFEEIKKHPVAGARIIDNIMASVNDGTFLNYARIFAEAHQEKWDGSGYPYGLSGENIPLEGRIMDVVDVYDALISERPYKKAFSHDAAVEIIRNGKGTHFDPVLVDVFLTVADKFRDVG, from the coding sequence ATGGAAAGCAACGAAGAAAGAGGGTATCCCGTGGTCCTTGCTGTTGACGACAGCGCCGCGAATCTGAAACTTGTCAAGAATGCCCTTACAAAAAAATTTGCCGTATTTACCGTGCCCTCGGCGCGAAAGATGTTCGCTTTTTTGGAAAGCGAGACGGATCTACTGCCGGATTTGATTCTGTTGGATATCGCCATGCCTGAAATGAGCGGTTATGAGGCCATCAAACGTCTTAAAGAGGACGAAAGAACCCGGAACATCCCCATCATCTTTTTGACCGCGCACGACTCGCCGGAGAAGGAGATTGAGGGATTGACCCTGGGCGCAGTGGACTACGTGGCCAAGCCGATCATTCCGCCGATTCTGCTGCAGAGAGTCGGAGTGCACATTACGCTTGAAAGGCAAAGGCAAAAGCTGGCGATGCAGGCAAAAGAGCTGGAGTCTCAGCGGCTGGCTCTGGTGCAGTTCAACGAGAGCCTCCAAAGCCTGGTGGAGGAAAAAAGCGGCGACGTTATCCAGCTCCAGAATGTCATTCTGCAAACCGTTGTCAACCTCGTGGAAAATCGGGACGACATCACCGGAAGGCATATCGAACGCACGCAAAAAGACCTGAAAATCATGGTGGACGGCCTGAAGGCAATGGGGCTCTATCAGGAACAGGTGGAGGCCTGGAACGTAGACGTGCTTCTGCAGTCTTCCCTGCTTCATGACGTGGGAAAAATCGCCGTGTCGGACACCATATTGAACAAACCCGGAAAATTGACGCCCGAGGAGTTCGAGGAGATAAAAAAACACCCGGTGGCCGGCGCCCGTATCATCGACAACATTATGGCCAGCGTCAACGACGGAACGTTTTTGAACTACGCCAGAATATTCGCGGAAGCGCATCAGGAAAAATGGGACGGAAGCGGTTATCCTTATGGACTTTCCGGCGAAAACATCCCTTTGGAAGGGCGTATTATGGACGTGGTGGACGTGTACGACGCGCTCATTTCAGAACGACCCTATAAAAAAGCCTTCAGCCATGACGCTGCCGTGGAGATCATCAGGAACGGAAAAGGGACCCACTTCGACCCCGTATTGGTGGACGTGTTCCTGACTGTCGCGGACAAATTCAGAGATGTCGGGTGA
- a CDS encoding diguanylate cyclase: protein MTRFELGLRKLFKVRNVPLEKKLWIFSSICGVGAAVSLVAWSAGIGALLFLCLFAAGLGVCLALVLKMKISTTRRALEACETASAVFHGAPDAAIFFDDRFRAVDCSDAALELFEADDKERFLNEFEEIAAKMFPEFHPDGTPAPSLADRLREPGPTGRVRWITELRNRGDKTPLPVAVTLYGVPRGDSFAVVCRLTDLSSRQKPLCSSRLLLDASISKMRIGDDLLLNCLGLLSWTVGVECIHIWQKQIKRDRLICTRKYAWKKELGFLEERDPVFFHLDDAAMWTEKFMQKQYVSGSKASFSPSELRLLTPYDMKSMLLVPLFSGEIFWGFITFERREDREFSPEEIDVLSFVNSLSFSAAARDGEFSIDEGDMNCGLGQLLIERMRLDPFSSLRRWVNFYMDAVNDYESVVYNRGVGSVLRICIDSFDQIEDIWGAVGGDEAVIKVLKIVLPRLRDSDLSGHCNKKGNFCLWLPGTGLKNAVTLAQSLRKEVAKETSRIGPYASGRGRRVAKTSNIEKSLGLTISVGIASIDYDLWGNEFLDELIVRAEACLQVAQMEGGNRVRSDPFQLILERLPIVDPTFESEKVTEIEAFETR, encoded by the coding sequence ATGACTCGATTCGAATTGGGTTTGCGAAAACTGTTCAAAGTACGAAATGTTCCGCTCGAAAAAAAACTGTGGATTTTCTCCTCCATCTGCGGAGTCGGGGCTGCCGTCTCCCTCGTCGCCTGGAGTGCGGGCATTGGGGCGCTTTTGTTTCTGTGCCTCTTCGCCGCCGGGCTTGGGGTTTGTCTGGCTCTCGTGCTCAAAATGAAAATAAGCACGACCCGCCGGGCGCTGGAGGCGTGCGAGACGGCCAGTGCGGTTTTTCACGGCGCTCCCGACGCGGCGATCTTTTTTGACGACCGGTTCCGCGCCGTCGACTGCAGCGACGCGGCTCTGGAGCTCTTTGAGGCAGACGACAAAGAGCGGTTCCTGAACGAATTCGAAGAGATTGCGGCGAAGATGTTCCCGGAGTTTCATCCGGACGGGACCCCCGCGCCGTCTTTGGCGGACAGGCTGAGGGAACCTGGTCCCACGGGGCGCGTACGATGGATTACGGAACTGCGCAACAGAGGGGATAAAACACCCCTGCCGGTGGCCGTGACGCTGTACGGCGTTCCGCGGGGAGACAGCTTTGCCGTCGTCTGCCGCCTGACGGACCTGAGCAGTCGGCAAAAACCCTTATGCAGCAGCAGGCTTCTTTTGGACGCCTCCATATCAAAGATGAGGATCGGGGACGATCTTCTGCTGAACTGTCTCGGGTTGCTGTCCTGGACAGTTGGAGTGGAGTGCATTCATATCTGGCAAAAGCAGATAAAACGAGACCGGCTGATCTGCACGAGAAAATACGCATGGAAAAAGGAATTGGGTTTTCTGGAGGAAAGAGATCCGGTCTTCTTCCACCTTGACGACGCAGCCATGTGGACGGAGAAATTTATGCAGAAACAATACGTGTCCGGCTCGAAAGCCAGTTTTTCTCCTTCCGAACTCAGGCTTCTGACGCCCTACGACATGAAGTCCATGCTGTTGGTTCCCCTCTTCAGCGGAGAAATATTCTGGGGCTTCATCACTTTCGAGAGACGTGAGGATCGGGAATTTTCCCCGGAGGAAATTGACGTTCTTTCCTTTGTCAACAGCCTCTCATTCAGCGCCGCCGCCCGCGACGGGGAGTTTTCGATCGATGAAGGCGATATGAACTGCGGGCTGGGACAGCTCCTGATTGAAAGAATGAGGCTTGATCCCTTCAGCAGCCTGCGCCGATGGGTCAATTTTTACATGGATGCCGTCAACGATTACGAATCGGTGGTGTACAACCGCGGCGTGGGCAGCGTTTTGAGAATCTGCATCGACTCTTTCGACCAGATCGAGGACATTTGGGGGGCAGTCGGAGGAGACGAAGCCGTCATAAAAGTCCTGAAGATCGTTTTGCCCAGGCTTCGCGACTCGGATTTGAGCGGGCACTGCAACAAAAAGGGAAATTTTTGCCTCTGGCTTCCGGGCACCGGTTTGAAAAACGCCGTCACCCTCGCCCAGTCGCTCCGCAAGGAGGTTGCAAAAGAGACGTCCAGGATCGGGCCGTACGCGTCCGGGCGGGGAAGACGCGTCGCAAAAACCTCAAATATTGAAAAATCTCTGGGCCTCACGATCAGCGTCGGAATAGCCAGCATCGACTATGACCTTTGGGGCAATGAATTTTTGGACGAACTGATCGTGAGAGCCGAAGCCTGCCTTCAGGTGGCGCAAATGGAAGGAGGAAACCGGGTGCGGTCGGATCCCTTCCAGCTCATTCTGGAACGCCTTCCGATAGTTGACCCGACCTTCGAATCCGAAAAAGTCACGGAGATTGAGGCGTTTGAGACCAGATAA
- a CDS encoding response regulator, whose translation MSKKTILAVDDVSSNLVTIKEILMNDDFDIRVAKTGMTALDILEKTEIDLVLLDIEMPGLSGFDVMEKLQLMPRGGNIPVIFVTSHLNSDFVTRATKAGAKNYVVKPITPDVLKDRIRRVFTEESDFKALWRSFEEDSKRLGL comes from the coding sequence ATGAGCAAAAAAACGATTCTCGCTGTTGACGATGTGTCTTCCAACCTGGTGACGATCAAGGAAATTCTGATGAATGACGACTTTGACATCCGTGTCGCCAAAACCGGAATGACCGCGTTGGATATTTTGGAAAAGACCGAGATCGACCTTGTTTTGTTGGACATTGAGATGCCCGGCCTGTCGGGCTTCGATGTCATGGAGAAACTGCAGCTTATGCCCAGGGGCGGGAATATTCCCGTTATTTTCGTCACGTCTCACCTGAACAGCGACTTTGTGACGCGGGCCACAAAGGCCGGAGCGAAGAACTACGTGGTCAAACCCATAACGCCCGATGTCCTGAAAGATCGCATTAGAAGAGTCTTCACGGAGGAGAGCGATTTTAAAGCGCTCTGGAGGAGCTTTGAGGAAGATTCAAAACGTTTGGGCCTGTAA
- a CDS encoding PilZ domain-containing protein, with translation MKRLSEKQSRSEERNIAVSLAPFVRGAPVEVELSDGSSHKSFILGVEDDGIMLLLFPRDGKGGLIRFAPEQILVLRRTLQNGKYSLTVRVTGIMPSNNCAFIIPRGTVVKQQLREWVRLPITKAARISYMKVDPAFRKEMVEEIVETANISVGGLGLLSRHDFKPEEKLAVKLFLDDTVTLTLKAEVRRCHLHTLQPENAKPEEKKHDGKQLDNKHHDHKHHDGKHHSGKHPTTMEERREEERKNLYYVAVKFLEPSQTETGALLRFVRTEELRLAREAKEKADWIDKLNQP, from the coding sequence TTGAAACGGTTGTCTGAAAAACAATCGAGAAGTGAGGAGCGAAACATCGCGGTTTCACTGGCGCCTTTCGTCAGAGGCGCGCCGGTTGAGGTGGAGCTCTCCGACGGTTCCAGCCACAAATCGTTCATTTTGGGCGTCGAGGACGACGGCATTATGCTTCTTCTGTTTCCCCGTGACGGAAAAGGCGGGCTTATCCGCTTTGCGCCGGAACAGATCCTTGTGCTGCGCCGGACTCTTCAAAACGGGAAATATTCGCTTACTGTGCGAGTGACCGGCATAATGCCCTCGAATAACTGCGCCTTCATTATTCCCCGCGGCACGGTCGTCAAACAACAGCTGCGCGAGTGGGTGCGCCTGCCCATAACAAAGGCGGCCCGAATCTCGTATATGAAAGTGGACCCCGCCTTCCGGAAGGAAATGGTGGAGGAAATCGTTGAAACGGCAAACATCAGCGTCGGAGGCCTCGGACTCCTGAGCCGGCATGATTTCAAGCCGGAAGAAAAACTTGCGGTGAAACTGTTTCTCGACGACACCGTCACCCTCACCCTGAAAGCGGAGGTGCGCCGCTGCCATCTCCACACCCTGCAGCCGGAAAACGCAAAGCCGGAGGAAAAAAAGCACGACGGAAAACAACTTGACAATAAACACCATGACCATAAGCATCATGATGGAAAACACCATAGTGGAAAACACCCGACAACCATGGAAGAGCGGCGCGAGGAAGAAAGAAAGAACCTGTATTACGTTGCGGTGAAGTTCCTGGAGCCGTCCCAGACGGAAACGGGCGCGCTTCTGCGGTTCGTGCGCACGGAAGAGCTCAGGCTCGCCCGCGAAGCCAAAGAAAAAGCGGACTGGATTGATAAACTGAACCAACCATAA